In a single window of the Drosophila subpulchrella strain 33 F10 #4 breed RU33 chromosome X, RU_Dsub_v1.1 Primary Assembly, whole genome shotgun sequence genome:
- the LOC119556559 gene encoding beta-1,4-mannosyltransferase egh, which translates to MNSTTKHLLHCTLLITVIVTFEVFSGGIKIDENSFTLVDPWTEYGQFATVLLYLLRFLTFLTLPQVLFNFCGLVFYNAFPEKVVLKGSPLLAPFICIRVVTRGDFADLVKTNVLRNMNTCLDTGLENFLIEVVTDKAVNLAQHRRIREIVVPKEYKTRTGALFKSRALQYCLEDNVNVLNDSDWIVHLDEETLLTENSVRGIINFVLDGKHPFGQGLITYANENVVNWLTTLADSFRVSDDMGKLRLQFKLFHKPLFSWKGSYVVTQVGAERSVSFDNGIDGSVAEDCFFAMRAFSQGYTFNFIEGEMYEKSPFTLLDFLQQRKRWLQGILLVVHSKMIPFKHKLLLGISVYSWVTMPLSTSNIIFAALYPIPCPNLVDFVCAFIAAINIYMYVFGVIKSFSLYRFGLFRFLACVLGAVCTIPVNVVIENVAVIWGLVGKKHKFYVVQKDVRVLETV; encoded by the exons ATGAACTCCACCACAAAGCATCTGCTGCACTGCACACTGCTCATCACTGTGATAGTTACCTTCGAAGTATTCTCCGGCGGTATTAAGATTGACGAGAACTCGTTCACCCTCGTGGATCCATGGACTGAATACGGCCAGTTTGCCACGGTTCTGCTGTACTTACTCCGCTTCCTCACGTTCCTCACGCTGCCCCAGGTGTTGTTTAACTTTTGCGGCCTGGTCTTCTACAATGCCTTCCCCGAGAAGGTTGTCCTCAAGGGCAGCCCCCTgttggcccccttcatttgCATCCGTGTGGTAACGCGCGGCGATTTCGCTGACTTGGTCAAGACCAATGTGCTGCGGAATATGAACACATGCCTGGACACCGGATTGGAGAACTTTCTGATCGAGGTGGTCACCGATAAGGCGGTCAATTTGGCGCAACATCGTCGCATCCGGGAGATTGTGGTGCCCAAGGAGTACAAGACGAGAACCGGAGCACTGTTCAAGTCCCGGGCTCTGCAATACTGTCTGGAGGATAATGTAAACGTGCTGAACGACAGCGATTGGATTGTCCATCTGGATGAGGAGACGCTCCTTACCGAGAATTCGGTGCGTGGCATCATTAATTTTGTGCTGGATGGCAAGCATCCGTTTGGCCAGGGACTGATCACCTATGCCAATGAGAATGTGGTCAACTGGCTGACAACACTGGCGGACAGCTTTCGGGTGTCCGATGACATGGGCAAGCTGCGTCTGCAGTTTAAGCTCTTCCACAAGCCGCTGTTTAGCTGGAAGGGCAGCTATGTGGTCACCCAG GTCGGCGCGGAGCGTTCGGTGTCCTTTGACAACGGAATCGATGGATCGGTGGCCGAGGATTGCTTTTTCGCGATGCGGGCCTTCAGCCAGGGATACACGTTCAACTTCATCGAGGGCGAGATGTACGAAAAGTCGCCGTTCACGCTGCTGGACTTTTTGCAGCAAAGGAAGCGATGGCTCCAGGGCATCCTACTGGTGGTGCACTCCAAGATGATACCCTTCAAGCACAAGCTGCTGCTGGGCATCAGTGTCTATTCGTGGGTCACCATGCCGTTGTCCACGTCGAACATCATCTTCGCGGCACTGTATCCCATTCCCTGTCCAAATCTGGTGGATTTCGTGTGCGCTTTCATTGCGGCCATCAATATCTACATGTATGTATTTGGCGTCATCAAATCCTTTTCGCTATACCGCTTCGGATTGTTTCGATTCCTGGCCTGCGTGCTGGGTGCGGTGTGCACGATACCCGTGAATGTGGTCATCGAGAATGTGGCCGTCATTTGGGGCTTGGTTGGCAAAAAGCACAAGTTCTATGTGGTCCAGAAGGATGTGCGCGTACTGGAGACTGTCTAG